One region of Primulina tabacum isolate GXHZ01 chromosome 1, ASM2559414v2, whole genome shotgun sequence genomic DNA includes:
- the LOC142553206 gene encoding uncharacterized protein LOC142553206, which yields MMDMNDDSESDVRSTISSSSRAERRRISRVGAENHRIHLMGEEKWDVENDAIQDRRSDGLRAKIALGFEYLAVDDEKEEIGFRRSKRAADVRNTDISEINGFRRAQRMYNEGMRYSIEGSSNFLPKSGYGFDNLTRNVGNYMDELNTVDYAGRDRAVQLNEFDEQKDQSNKGKEKVPFGGGVTHPEPYVSKHSNVDTSLGMNRGALQHSHADSQMRRPSYETQYNDPPPLMRRQEMGSNGYFPPQYPPSHDRGYGDPLSSQMLRENPLRTPALSQYQPSRAYIPERYKSDGMVYTDSIDTYAPNVSRHHPSCSCFQCRNKRDVPLSFQSSAYGNKFSGVRNDMMYNHGNNGSFGLREYNRRMSNSSSVRSQNPQLNARWPGDVKPEVNGVVRSRPHRVNLSSGGRYCCPIAGGAPFLMCHSCFELLQLPKKFFSQNSDRKKMRCGECSTVIFFTVSNKNLVVLIDDVEEVNAPVKVDDNTVMLPTHVDGRVNQVSTIFSSDDFDDSRFDFRSMDRELGQLSTGNGRNNKFMDLKNPRSMPDSEKSAAAPNGSNLNELPVGSKGTPPPAGSLLVESSGYSNEHHGMDNSGESDKILPSKTSTRQISMNDSSPVTEIDISTNEYANTGTTFDSGDGSSRQGGRGAQSFFAGIKNRIFKDSNKTNQTLEPEEANVTVNGHLISDRLIKKAERLAGPIHPGHYWYDFRAGFWGVMGGPCLGIIPPFIPEFHHHMPENCSSGDTRVYVNGRELGQKDLNLLGNRGMPTEREKAYILEMSGRILDEDSGEELTGLGKLAPTVEKARRGFGMKDPNEAAQPTAV from the exons ATGATGGACATGAATGATGATTCAGAAAGTGATGTGAGATCAACCATTAGTTCTTCAAGTCGAGCCGAGAGGAGGAGGATTTCGCGCGTTGGTGCTGAAAATCATAGGATTCATCTGATGGGCGAGGAGAAGTGGGATGTTGAGAATGATGCAATCCAAGATAGAAGATCAGACGGACTCCGAGCGAAAATTGCTCTAGGTTTTGAGTATTTGGCAGTTGATGATGAGAAAGAAGAGATTGGATTTCGGAGATCAAAGCGAGCTGCAGATGTAAGAAACACAGATATAAGTGAAATTAATGGTTTTCGGAGGGCTCAGAGAATGTATAATGAGGGGATGAGATACTCAATTGAAGGCTCATCAAATTTCTTGCCAAAGTCTGGTTATGGGTTTGATAATCTAACGAGGAATGTGGGTAATTATATGGATGAGCTCAACACTGTTGACTATGCTGGAAGAGATCGAGCCGTGCAgttgaatgagtttgatgagcAAAAAGATCAGAGTAACAAGGGTAAAGAAAAGGTTCCTTTTGGTGGGGGAGTAACTCATCCAGAACCATATGTATCTAAACATTCTAATGTCGATACATCATTGGGAATGAATAGGGGAGCTCTCCAACACTCACATGCCGATTCACAGATGAGAAGACCGTCTTATGAAACTCAATACAATGATCCACCTCCGTTGATGCGAAGGCAAGAAATGGGTAGCAATGGATATTTTCCTCCACAATATCCTCCTAGTCACGATCGGGGTTATGGGGACCCATTAAGTTCACAAATGCTAAGAGAAAACCCGCTTAGAACTCCGGCTCTTAGTCAATATCAGCCATCTCGTGCATATATTCCTGAACGGTACAAGAGTGATGGCATGGTTTATACGGATTCAATTGATACATATGCTCCTAATGTTAGCCGTCACCATCCATCTTGCTCTTGTTTCCAGTGCCGCAACAAGAGAGATGTTCCTCTCTCTTTTCAATCTTCTGCATACGGCAATAAGTTTTCTGGTGTTCGGAATGACATGATGTATAATCATGGCAATAATGGTTCATTTGGTCTACGAGAATATAACCGGAGAATGTCCAATTCATCATCTGTGAGATCCCAGAATCCACAGTTAAACGCTAGATGGCCTGGTGATGTAAAACCTGAAGTTAATGGGGTTGTTCGATCCCGTCCTCACAGGGTGAATTTATCTTCTGGTGGACGATATTGTTGTCCTATAGCTGGTGGCGCTCCGTTCCTTATGTGCCACAGTTGTTTTGAGTTGCTCCAGTTGCctaagaaatttttttcccaGAATAGTGAcagaaagaaaatgagatgtgGGGAGTGTTCCACGGTGATATTTTTCACAGTTTCGAACAAGAACTTAGTTGTTTTAATTGATGATGTGGAGGAAGTGAATGCTCCTGTAAAAGTTGATGACAATACGGTCATGCTGCCGACACACGTAGATGGTCGTGTAAATCAAGTTAGTACGATCTTTTCATCTGATGATTTCGATGATTCTCGTTTTGATTTCCGGTCTATGGATCGAGAACTAGGACAACTTTCAACTGGCAATGGACGCAATAACAAGTTTATGGATCTTAAAAATCCTCGTTCTATGCCAGATAGTGAAAAATCGGCTGCCGCGCCAAATGGTTCCAACTTGAATGAGCTGCCAGTTGGGAGCAAAGGAACTCCACCTCCTGCTGGCTCACTGCTTGTAGAATCGTCCGGATATTCAAACGAGCATCATGGAATGGACAATTCCGGAGAAAGTGACAAAATATTGCCAAGCAAGACATCAACTAGGCAGATTTCGATGAACGATTCATCACCAGTGACTGAGATAGATATTTCAACCAATGAATATGCTAATACCGGAACAACTTTTGATTCGGGTGACGGAAGCAGCAGACAAGGAGGTCGTGGGGCTCAGTCATTTTTTGCTGGCATTAAAAATAGGATCTTTAAAGATTCAAATAAAACCAATCAAACTCTTGAGCCGGAAGAGGCCAACGTCACTGTTAACGGGCATTTAATTTCCGATAGATTAATCAAGAAAGCTGAAAGACTTGCTGGACCAATCCACCCTGGGCATTACTG GTATGATTTCCGAGCTGGATTCTGGGGCGTTATGGGAGGTCCTTGCCTTGGCATAATTCCT CCATTTATACCAGAATTTCACCATCACATGCCTGAAAATTGTTCTAGTGGAGACACACGCGTGTATGTAAATGGCAGAGAACTCGGCCAAAAAGATCTGAACTTGTTGGGAAATAGGGGGATGCCAACAGAAAGAGAGAAGGCATACATTCTTGAGATGTCTGGAAGAATCCTTGATGAGGATAGCGGTGAGGAACTAACCGGCCTAGGCAAGCTTGCCCCAAC TGTGGAGAAGGCAAGGCGTGGATTTGGCATGAAGGATCCCAATGAAGCTGCACAACCTACAGCTGTCTGA